The following coding sequences are from one Nicotiana tomentosiformis chromosome 3, ASM39032v3, whole genome shotgun sequence window:
- the LOC104113732 gene encoding ATP synthase subunit epsilon, mitochondrial: MASNAAAPFWRAAGMTYITYSNLCANLVRNCLKEPYKTEALTREKVHYSISKWVDGKPQKPTIRSDTPED, translated from the exons ATGGCGTCGAATGCAGCGGCACCCTTTTGGAGAGCGGCGGGGATGACTTACATAACATACTCGAATCTGTGTGCCAACCTGGTCAGGAACTGCCTTAAGGAACCCTACAAGACCGAAGCCTTGACTCGGGAAAAGGTCCACTACTCCATCTCCAAATGGGTCGATGGCAAGCCTCAGAAACCCA CCATCCGCTCAGACACCCCGGAAGATTGA